The genomic region acaaaatgttaatatataaatattaaaaaattaataattatttttatatttcttcctCATATATTgctattaataaaaatatatttaaaaatgatcCGATAAAATTTAaggaattaaaagaaaaaaaaaacttacaacaaaaaatttgtataaatccaaaaataaaaattaaatatatatgaaaaaagtaatattttttaaattttgatagatttaacataattataataaattaattaagtTAACTACTGACAAAAATTACTAtcaattaatttatttgcctatttttaattttcgaATCATCCTACATCTATTATATGCTTGTTtcaaataatgaattaaattcataaataatatatttacattataacAGAATAACCAATGCTGTCGcaaataattttgaattttcctgtaattctatttaaaacactcaaataataaaaataattataaaataatacataagcatttttattttgcatactaaataaatatttatcagTAGTTTTAAGATGTTATTTACATAcagttattaattttattaaaaaccaaaaattaaattaaatatttttataatatttttttctaacatATGTACTAATAATTatagaatataattatgataattcaatatttgtattatttaacgaaatattttattttatttacacgAAATTGTAATATCAttccttttttgtataaaatacTTACTTTACTTATTTTCATTCATATAGTATCGTTTTTTTACTAAATGTATATCTAATAACTTTTCGTATTTAGACTAAATAGGAAAACACATTTCAATTAATTAATACGCCTaaatatgcattttattaaataaattttaatccTATTCAATAATTAATATCCAGAAGTGGTAATAAGCACAAAAAGAAACATATAAatcattattaaaatatattattttgataatatataattccatagtatatattataattaatttttacgtaaatgatatatatatatatatataatattaagcGTCAGTATATTTTAGTTGCCTGTTTTTAAGTAGCCATAGAACAAatttagtataatttatatattactgaTACTCATTTCTAGAAAAAAcatagtaaatataaaaaaagattaacGAAGAATATACAAACTAAAATGGTTAATaccaaaaataaatagaaaaataacaaaataaaaaagaatcaTTTATTAGTAGTATTATGATACCGTAAaagattatttatttttttgaaaaaaataagaataataagaattatttacattaatacaggtaacaatatttatttaatccatattagaaaaaaaaagaagaagacactatatagatattaataataattatgttcCATAAAACTTTACAGtacttattaatattacttatatgtaattttttattttaagttattttgatttaatttgtaaatgaaatattatttttatattcacatatatacttaactGTGTTATAGTAAcacaatattattaatatatatctaaagTTATATAACTCTctaatgtaaatgtatattttaatcatataaaataaatattaatatatttagttattttatactttgatataaaaaattattaaataaatggtAATCTcgtaatttctttttattatgatttatgatttattattttaaaatttcactATTGATGTATAATaagatataaatttgtattttcagTTAATTGATAGTTAccacaaatatattattaatatagtataattatGGAAGAATGTTTATCTTcggtaatatttttttgttttttaatatggTTACATTTATTCATAAGTTGTTTATTTATGATTAAAAATGTCGTAATagaatttacataaatatttatttttaaataattcttaataattattttgaaacTAGAATTTAAGAGTTCAATCTTTGGGGGCATTGGATTTCCTTAATATTCTCAATTTACACAAACTGGAGCTTATATTCGAAGTAAAACTGCATCTATACAAAAAGAGAATAACAAAGATGAGTTCAGGAAAAAATGTCTAGCACTGAATACTCATGTAATTAGTAGAATTCCTCGAATACAATATATTGATCAAAATAGATGGAAAGGAGCATTAAGGACTTTTTACGGTAATTACCATGAAGTACTAACCAAATATGGAGGATGCCCTATGATTTTAGATGAGCATGATAAAGAACTTTTAGTATTAAATTATGAAGCAGAAGATTTCTGTGAACAAAAACAAGAATATCTGAATATCTAAATAAATTCAAAGAAAaggtaataaatataattgtaaGAGTGATACTAACTGCATAAGTAAATGCAGAGAATATAATGTGTGGATTAACGAAAGGAAGgttcattttaataataagaagGTTCAGTTATACAAAAATTGCCGAAGAAAAGAACATTTATCCCAATTTCcaacaaaaaaatgcaaCATACTCGAATCCGAAACATTTCAAGGAATTAATACATGCTTAGTGTCtgatataattttaagaGAAGAAAAGACACCTGAAAAACTAAATGAAGTTTCGAAAGAGTCAGAAAGTGAATATAACGCTCGAGAATCCGCTAAACCTCAAAATCAAGATCTATCTCAAGGAGAAGAATCTCCCAAAGCGGAAGCTTCACCTTTAGAGATATCTCCACATCAAACAGAAACTGAAAGTTCAATTAGCCGAGATGGAACTACAGAAAGTGAAGTTACAGCACCTTCACAGTCtgtagaattaaaaattactaCAGATAATAACTATGTAGATTCAAAAAGAGAAGAATCTCCTAGATTACAACCTTCAATTCCAGAAGATTCAGGAGCACTTCCTAATCCTAAAATTATTTCGACCCATACTGTTTCACCAAATTTTGGCCTAATTTCTACTGATCATTCTTCACACTCTACAACCACAGGTACCACTGATGCTATTTATTTcactattttataaataatttataaaaaaatatatatatttaaaaaaatattacagatCCAAAAGGATATCTGTCTACCACAAACATAACATCTATATTAATTAGCATTTTAACTATTATTggattttctttttttattaaagtaaaataaaaatataagcttaaaaaaataataaacattctataataacaatgatttatttaataaatccttttttctttttatgttaGTGCGTATTAATAAGtctgttaaaaaaaaaaaaaaaggtaaaaaaaagacaaatgAACTTTTTGAGAATTCTAATACCATCGCATTGGGGGGAAAAAGTGAGTTTTTAACACATGATAATTTAGAACACCCAATAtatgatgatgaagaaatcataaaaaaaattaaaataaatgaacttacaaaaaatgtatacttatcaaaacgaaaaaaagacAGATCCAAAACCATAATAGAAGTACATATGGAAGTACTTGAAGAATGCAGAAATGAAGATTGGGAAAACAACAAAGAAGCattcttaaaaatttgtCTAGATGAGTTCACAAAAAAGGATTATAGAACCTATCctaatttaacatataatgaTCTAATaacagaaaatattaaaagtagcaatgatattgaaaaacaaaatattctaTGGAATAAATGGGTAGAAAGACATAGATATCTTTTtgcaaaattgaaaaaagaagactggtataataatttgaaaaatgaatggaaaaaagaaatagctTACATACAAGAAAGAgatgaattaaaaagaaatcatCTAATGAAAATCACAACTTTCCATTtttagaaatagaaaaagatcTATGGAAACACTGGATATCGAAAAAGGGTATTATTATAGAACAATATTTGGAACAGGAATGGATTAAGGAATTGGATATGAATTTGAACATTATGTCAGATGATTGCGTAAAGGaagatacaaaaaattatgtaacactaataaatatagaagaatTGCAGCacaaagaaaattatgaagaattatgtaaatatataaaaaaaaattattaacaatgCTCTGTATTCTAGTACTTATGTTCATGTTAGAAGAATATAAGAAAGAGGTGAATTTTGATAATAGGGAATCATTTTTGGATATATCCATAAATGAATGgaagacaaaaaaatattcaggTAACAAACAAGAAATTACAGAAAATACAATAGAATATATCAACAGtgatatagaaaataaaagaaataataaattccaTACTCATATAGGGAAGGACGGTTTCAGAAATGAGATAGAAGACTGGATAGGAGAAGATAACTTATATGCAAGTtctataattaataatggGACAGTCGAAAAATCCATTGATATAGCAGAAAAACACATTTCATAAATTCATAGTAATACAACCAAGATATAGTTagattatatttaaaataaggttctgctaaaaaaaaagtttatttgaattttttaacgcatgtaagaaataaagaagaggAATATAAAGTAAcaagtaataaaaaagaaaaaggcaAGAATGAAATATGAAGTTTGAAACTTCgatacttaaaatatattactattacatatgcaattttatctttctaaaaaaatatccattagaatattatattaatactctattcaataaaatttgtaagataatattatatatatcaaaaaaaaaaaaattaaattaatattaacattttccaaaatattaaacatagaaaaaattaacattttgaataataaaaaagagcaaaataaataaattttaatactatttttgaattaatataatattatcacataaatttatataattatattttattccattaaaaattactgtacaatatttttcactttttaaaagataattattatgtaatcTACAAGTATTCGCATTATTTGGCAATTAATGCTTTAACTGGTATAGTAACTttgttcattaaaaaaaaaaagatgttaaaatatatgaaaaggtAATTATATTCcacatataatttatcttataaaaaagtaaactatatattctataaaaaacTGTTAATCTCTATGCCctaataaatattcacaTATTAATAGTTcctatttattataaatttgtaaTACTTTaactgttatatatataataatttttttcttgagttatttatgtatacgcAAGATgaaaatatcatatataagaATTCATTCTcttaataaagaatttaattctttttctcATCAATATTGtgactttaataaaaaatgttcatatatatttatgtatgttaatattaaattatttatttttttgtttatataagttttattaaaataaattttaaatatcaatgaaattgttaaaattacaaaaatgtgatagtaattaaattattcaggatacataattttttatactaaCCTTATTAttcacttttaaaaaaagatataaaccaataattaaaaatgattctTATGGttttattgttctttttttttatacattataatttataaatatttttataatatcaaagatataaaatataattataaaaaagtatataatttaaactgTACTAAATTGATAAGTTTCaacacttttttaaaatgaagtaCAAATGaaacagaataaaattatttcataggaatttcaaaaaatatcatatatttttattttttttctttcaattaaatagctatttttattatattaataaaaaaatttggacACTGCCTTTTTGAGTTttgaaaagaatatatatattctaacttacaatttttttttcttttgatttttgtaattatagaataatatttttctttttaatgtttagtttataatattttttcttcttatatatttttttattattttatgaattatatatatatttatttatttataacataaacCAATAGTAGATctatttgttaaaatatttaatccattttgatacattataattttttagttttattatattccataaaaattaagtaaattataaatttttttttactagtTTGTATTGAGTAAAAGCTATAATAACAGCATTctgcttattttttaaacattataattaatgcagtaataatattaataaaaaaaatatgtttctgAATGAATTATAAGCTTGACGATCAAATAACACAATCCTAactgaaatataaatacttatttgtaatataaaatcctaatattacataaaacatatatatt from Plasmodium malariae genome assembly, contig: PmUG01_00_10, whole genome shotgun sequence harbors:
- the PmUG01_00026300 gene encoding STP1 protein; protein product: MFIFAYIRSKTASIQKENNKDEFRKKCLALNTHVISRIPRIQYIDQNRWKGALRTFYGNYHEVLTKYGGCPMILDEHDKELLVHFNNKKVQLYKNCRRKEHLSQFPTKKCNILESETFQGINTCLVSDIILREEKTPEKLNEVSKESESEYNARESAKPQNQDLSQGEESPKAEASPLEISPHQTETESSISRDGTTESEVTAPSQSVELKITTDNNYVDSKREESPRLQPSIPEDSGALPNPKIISTHTVSPNFGLISTDHSSHSTTTVRINKSVKKKKKGKKKTNELFENSNTIALGGKSEFLTHDNLEHPIYDDEEIIKKIKINELTKNVYLSKRKKDRSKTIIEVHMEVLEECRNEDWENNKEAFLKICLDEFTKKDYRTYPNLTYNDLITENIKSSNDIEKQNILWNKWVERHRYLFAKLKKEDWESFLDISINEWKTKKYSGNKQEITENTIEYINSDIENKRNNKFHTHIGKDGFRNEIEDWIGEDNLYASSIINNGTVEKSIDIAEKHIS